The genomic DNA TGTCCTTCATCGCTCTGCTCATGATCGCCTACTTCGGTCTTCATGGGGCCGAAATGGCGACGGGTAACGCAGCCGTTACGTCTGCCGCTCCGGTCTCTGCGTTTGTTGCTTCGCTCTTCGCGGGGCTCTCTCCGGAGACCCTCCACATGGTAGCCACGGTATCCTGGTGGGTCCACGCGCTGGTACTCCTGGCATTCATCTGCTACCTGCCGGCAAGCAAGCACATGCATATTCTCACGGCGATACCGAACTGCTTCATGCAGACCCTCGGCCAGCCCAACACGCAGCCCAGGGAAGAGTTTGCTCCGGAAAAGAGTTACGGCGTAGGCCGTGTGGATCAGTTCACCTGGAAGGACATGTTCGACGGATATACCTGTACCGAGTGCGGCCGCTGCCAGGCCGCCTGCCCGGCTACGAATACAGGGAAATCGCTCAATCCTCGCCAGGTGGTGCATACGGTCAAGGCCAACCTGCTCATGAACGGCCCCCTCCTGGAGAGTGGAGGGAAGCCCGTCGTCCCGCTGATCGGCGAGGAGGGGGAGGGGACTAACACCCACGAGACCATCTGGTCGTGCACCACTTGCGGCGCCTGCCTGGAAGCCTGCCCCGTCTTTATCGAGCAGATGCCGAAGATCGTCAAGATGCGCCGCCATCTCGTGCAGATGGAGTCCAGTTTCCCCGAGGAGCTACTGAATCTCTTCGAGAACATGGAGCAGCGAAGCAATCCCTGGGGAATCGCACCGACGGAGCGCACCAAGTGGACCTCCACTATGGACGTGAAGCAGTTCAACGCGGACGAGACAGAGTACCTCTTCTACGTCGGGTGCGCAGGCTCCTTCGATTCCCGCCAGAAGCACGTAACCGTGGCCCTTGCCACCATATTCGACGCAGCAGGCCTTTCCTGGGGAATTCTCGGCCGGGAGGAGAAGTGCTGCGGCGAGAGTCTTCGCAGGCTCGGGAACGAATATGTCTTCGACCGGATGGCGCGGGAGAATGTACAGCTCTTCAAGGAGAAAAAGATCCGTAAGATCATTACCCAGTGTCCTCACTGTTTCTCGACCCTGAAAAACGATTACCGCCAGTACGGCTTGGAGGTGGAGGTTATCCATTATACGGAGCTGCTCCAGGACCTCCTCGGAGAGGGTAAGCTTCGCCTCAAACAGACCGTTAAAAATATGGGGAAAGTAGTCTTCCATGACTCCTGCTACCTGGGAAGGCACAACAATATCTATGACGCTCCACGCAATGTCATAGCGGCGGCTACCGGGACCGCTCCAGTGGAACCGGACCGGAACCGTAAAAACGGCTTCTGCTGCGGCGGCGGCGGCGGCAGAATGTGGATGGAGGAACATACCGGGGAGAGGATCAATATCAACCGCGTGACGGAGATGCTTGAAAAAAATCCGGATACCATCTGCGTCTCCTGCCCCTACTGCCTTACCATGATCGAGGATGGCCTTAAGGACAAGCGAGCGTCCCAGACAAGGGTGAAGGATGTGGCGGAACTCGTTGCCGAAGGTCTTCGCCCCCTCTGACCGGCGGGTCCGGCTGTTGGCCATGCTTGTAATCGTCCAGAATGATCCCCAAGTTCCCCTCGGCGCGTATGCGGATATGCTCCGCGAAGAGGGGACAGGCTTCTCCCTTTTCCGCCCCTTTGCGGGGGAGGAGCTTCCTCCGGCCGCCGAAGTGTCTGCAGCCATCATCCTCGGGGGCGCCATGGGGGTGCATGACTGCGGCCTTCATCCCTTTCTCGTACGAGTGAAACGATTCATCTCGGAACTTGTGGCTGGTGAGATTCCTCTCCTGGGGATCTGCCTGGGAGGGCAGTTGCTGGCCGATGCTCTCGGGGCCGAGGTCATAGCCGGTTCCCCCTGTGGAGAGAAAGGCACCCTTCCGGTGAGCTTGACGGAGGAGGGAGCCTGCGACCCGTTATTTTCCGGCATTCCCAGAGAGTTTGTCACGTTTCAATGGCATCAGGACAGCTTTGCAATCCCCGGGCAGGGGGTCCTGCTTGCATCTTCGATTGTCTGCCCAAACCAGGCCTTCCGGTACGAGAAATGTGCGTACGGCATCCAGTTTCATCCGGAGGTGACCCGCGAGATAGTGGAAGAGTGGGCGCTCTGGAGGCCTGAGACTGCGCAGCATCTTTCCTGCTTTCTGGTTGACTTCGATTCCCATCATTCTGTTTATGCTGCTGCTTCACGGAAACTGCTTAAAAACTTTCTGCGGATTGCCTCCCTGCATCCAGGATGTCTCAAGAACGCGCTGATCGCGCCTGTTTCTGCCTAATATTGCGGCAGCCGTGTCGACACCTTCCGCTCCTGCCGCTCTAACGGCCTTTTCTCTGCTGGCATGCCATGTGCTATCCCCATTTCATGGTTTACAGCGGCAACGAAGCCTCACAGCCATTCCGGCGTGGGGCTTTTTTCGTGGAAAGGAGGCAGCCATGAGAGAATGCACCGGAGAAGTCATTATAACGGACACTACGCTGCGTGACGGCGAACAGGCCGCAGGCGTGGTATTCAGCCTGGGCGAGAAAATGGCCATTGCCAGGATGCTTGATAGCATTGGCGTGCAGGAGCTTGAATGTGGTATACCAGCGATGGGTGAGGAAGAGCGGGCTTCCATACGAGCACTGGTCGATATGGGCCTCTCCGCTCGGCTCATCACGTGGAACAGGGCTGCCAAGGCCGACATAGAAGCAAGTCTCGACTGCGGCGTCAATGCCGTCGATCTCTCTCTGTCCGTCTCCGACATCATGATCGAGCGAAAGCTGCGAAAGAACCGCGAGTGGGTAAGGAATCAGCTGAAAGAAGCCCTCGGTTTCGCGAAGCAGCACAATCTCTATGTCTCCATAGGAGGGGAAGATGCGAGCCGCGCCGACATCTACTTCCTTATAGAACTCCTTGAGATAACGAAGGCGTTCGGTGGCGACCGTTTCCGTTTCTGCGATACCCTCGGTATTCTCGATCCCTTTTCCATGCATGAAAAAATCCGTGCCTTGCGGCGGGCGGTGCCTGACATGGACTTGGAGGTTCACACTCATAACGACCTCGGCATGGCAACGGCCAACGCCATCGCCGGAGCAAGGGGGGGAGCCCGGTTCGTCAGTACTACCGTCAACGGGCTAGGGGAACGGGCTGGAAATGCCGCACTCGAAGAGGTCGTTATGGCGCTCAGGCATGCCTGCGGGACCGATTGCGGCATCGAAACCAGGAGGTTGGGAGAACTCTCACGTCTCGTTGCGGACGCATCACGCAGGGTTGTGTCTGAATGGAAACCGGTGGTCGGAGAGCGCGTGTTTTCGCACGAATCGGGGGTGCACGCAGACGGGGTGCTCAAGGACCCGTCCAATTATGAAGGCTTCGACCCGGCAGAGGTAGGCCTGAGCAGGTTTTTTGTGGCGGGGAAGCACTCCGGTGGGAGCGGCCTGGCCGAGCGGTACCGGCAGCTTGGTATCTCTATCGGCAAGGGTGAGGCCTCCGTTCTCCTGAAGAAGGTGCGAGGGCTTGCCCAGCAGTTGAAGCGCCCACTTGACGACCGCGAGCTCATCGATCTTTATGGCTGTTTTTCGTGCAGACTGCATGCGGCCTGACCGGAGAGGCCGATATCCGGGTGCTGATGAATTCCTCCTTGATTGACCGGAAAAGGAAAGTTACATGAAGCTGATCAAACTGCTGGTCGTGGCCTGCACCTTGTTGACGACTGCGGCTGCACATGCCGAGCAGGTCACCATAGCGGCGGCGGCCGACCTGAAGTTCGCCATGGACGAGATCGTTGCCAGCTTCAGGAAGATGCATCCCGGCGACAAGATCCAGGTTACCTACGGCTCCTCGGGGAAGTTCCATACCCAGATACAACAGGGCGCCCCTTTCGACCTGTTTTTCTCCGCCGACATCACCTTCCCACAGGAGCTGGTGAGGTTGGGACTGGCAGCGTCTGAAGCCGCTCCGTATGCGCTCGGGCGGATCGTGCTCTGGAGCAATACCCTGGACGCGAGCAGGATGACGCTGGTTAGTCTGGCCGATCCCAGAATCACCCGGATCGCCCTGGCGAATCCGAAACATGCGCCGTACGGAAAACGGGCAGAAGAGGCGCTTCGGGCATCTGGCCTCTGGGATAAACTGCAGCCGAAACTGGTATTCGGCGAAAATATCGCTCAGACGGCCCAGTTCGTACAGAGCGGAAATGCACAGATCGGAATCATAGCTCTGTCGCTGGCGCTAAACCTTGAACTGGCAAAAAACGGGGGCTACTACCTCATCCCGGGAAACCTGCACAACCCGCTGGAACAGGGCTTCATCGTCACCAGGAAGGGGGCTGGGAAGGCCTCCGTCGGACGATTTGCCGAGTTTATGGGCACCAAATCAGCACGCGATGTATTGAAGAGGTACGGGTTCATCCCTTTGGGTGAAAAAACAGGCAAATAGGAAGGAACTATTGTGCTGCTGACCGACGGCGATATTCAGGCAATATGGCTTACCCTCAGACTGGCGGCTGTTGTGACAGCCATACTGCTTGTCCTGGGAACTCCTCTCGCGTGGTGGCTGGCAAGCACACGCTCGCGGCTCAAGGGTGCTGTCGGCGCCGTGGTAGCATTGCCTCTGGTGCTGCCCCCTTCAGTGCTCGGTTTTTACCTGCTTCTGGCGATGGGGCCAAACGGCCCGGTCGGCCACCTGACCGATATGATGGGACTCGGTACCTTGCCATTCACCTTCTGGGGGCTCGTGGTCGCCTCTGTTTTCTACTCATTTCCTTTCATGGTGCAGCCGCTGCAGAACGCCTTCGAGTCAATAGGTGATCGTCCCCTGGCGGTAGCTGCGACACTGGGAGCTTCCCGGCTCGATGCTTTCTTTACCGTGGCGGTCCCCCTCGCGCGTCCGGGATTCGTGACCGCCTCCATCCTGACTTTCGCCCACACCGTTGGAGAATTCGGCGTCGTGCTGATGATCGGCGGGAACATCCCTGGAGTTACGAAGGTAGCATCGGTGCAGATCTACGATCACGTAGAAGCCTTGGAGTACGCCCATGCCCACCGGATGTCAGCCGTGATGCTGATCTTTTCTTTCCTGGTGCTGCTCGCTCTCTACGTCTGGCGTCCCAATGCCCGTAGCGTCATCCGGGGGGAATAAATGCACCTTACCCTTAACGTACGGAAAATGTACGGAGACTTCACCCTGGCGGCGGATGTGGTTGTCTCCGGCGAGAGCGTCGGCATCTTCGGTGCCTCAGGCAGCGGCAAATCGACCATTGTTGGGATGCTTGCCGGGCTGGTGAAGCCGGATGCCGGGGAGATCGTGCTGGATGGTGAGTGTCTTTTCAGCAGCGAGAAGGGAATCGACCAGTCCCCCGGCAAGCGCCGCATAGCCGTAGTTTTTCAGCAGCACGAGCTTTTTCCCCATCTGAATGTGAAGAACAATCTGCTCTACGGCTACAGGCGTTGTAAGGCGGAGCATCGAAGGATCGACTTCGATCACCTGGTGGACGTTTTGCAGATCGCTCCATTTCTCGACCGGGAAATCGACAGCCTTTCCGGCGGAGAGAAACAGAGGGTGGCGATCGCTCGTGCAGTTCTTTCCAACCCGCGCCTCCTGCTGATGGACGAGCCACTTTCCGCTCTGGACGACAACCTGCGATTCCAGATCATTCCTTATCTGAAGAGTGTGAGTGAAGAATTCGCCATTCCCTACTTCTTCATCTCTCACTCCCTGGTTGAGATGCGGCTGATGGCGGAGCAGGTGCTCGTGGTGAAGGGAGGGAGTGTTGCCGAACAGACGACGCCGGATCTGCTTGCCCGCTCCAGAATGGGACGAAGCCCGGTAGGATACATAAACCTGCTTCGCCTCACCGACCCTCGCCCGGATAATGGCCTCCATGTCTATCGCTGGGGAGGGACCGATCTGGTTGTTTCAATGGGAGGTACGGCTCAGGAATCGGTTTTCGAGCTCTCTTCGAAAGACATGATCCTCTTCAAGAAGCACCCCGAAGCTATCAGCGCCAGGAACCTCCTCAGATGCAGGGTTACAGGTACTTTCTCCAGTGGAAACCGGGCGGGGGTGGAGCTGGACTGTTCCAGGGAGCGCCTTGTGGCGGAAGTGGTACCCTCTGCACTAGCCGATCTCGATATCTGCGAAGGGAGCGAGGTCTTCGTCGCCATCAAGGCCTCGGCTTTCCGCCCGCTGTTCTAGCTTCGAGTCCCGCCGGTCTGCTGATTTCGTCGCACCGTTTGCATAAAAAAGAGGCATGTTGGGGCCGTAATGGTGATGCGGCCCCTTTTTTCTTTCAAATTTTTTAATTCTGTAACGTCAACTGCCTGTAATTCCAGCAGTGCAAATTAGGTTTACCTAGTGGCATGCCTCGTGCTTTTTGGTTGAAGCAGCAGACGAGAGATTTTGATGTGATACGGACCAGGCAATGGCGCCTTTTCTCCAGGAGGGGAAAGGCGCCTTTTAGTTTGACTTTGGAGGAAAGGGGGTTGAAGACCCGGAGAGGTCGCTGAAGGGCAGTTCCTATTACACATTATTACAAAGGAGTATGACATGAAGAAGACAACCAAGATTGTTACCCTTGCAATGACGCTCATGATGGCTGCCGCAGGCTCGGCGATGGCCACCCCCTCTACCCAGATCTGGATTCCTTCCACGGACATTCAGCCTTTCGGAGTGGTCCACCTCAATATCGACAATTACTTCCGTGCATCCGGCGTCTCGAAAGCGGCATCACCCACCGGGAGGGATGCCAATGTCATGATGATCGGACCTACGGTAGGTATTCTCCCCTTTGAAAAGGTTCAGATGGAGATCGGGGCCGACTACATGGTGGTGGGAGGGGAGCCCAACGACAACCACCCGTTCGCGTTCAACGCAAAGCTGGGTACTCCGGAGAACTCGCTTTTCGATTTTTCGCCTGCTCTTGCGGTGGGGATATACAATGCGGGGCCTTCCCAGTCCGCTGCCAATGCTCCGCTAATCCTGAGCGGCCAGAACATAGTATACGGACTTGCAGCCAAGACCCTGCCCGTCATTGGCAGGATTTCCGCCGGTGGCTACCGCGGCGGCAAATCTGCACTTGTTGACGCCAATAATCCCGCTAAATCCGCAAATGAGGGCGTTCTTCTCTCCTGGGACCGGACCATGAGCGAGATTTCGGATAAGCTCTGGATGGCAGTCGACTACATGAGCGGCAACAACGTCAACGGCGCCATAAATTTCGGTGCTTCCTGGGCCTTCTCCAAGAATGTCTCGGTCATCTTCGCCTACGATGTCTACAAGGAGAAGGCGCTTGCCGGGAATAACACCTTCACCACGCAGGTCGACATCAATTTCCCCTAGTTTCCCGGCATGTGTCGCGGCAGGGGAGAGCAGGTTCCCCTGCCGGGGCAGCAGCGCAACCTGCATAACCACGGAGGCAGGCAATGAAGCTCATAGAAGCGGTAATCAAACCCTTTAAACTCGATGAAGTCAAAGACGCCCTCAACGAGATCGGCATTGAAGGAATTACGGTGAGTGAAGTCAAAGGATTCGGGAGGCAGAAGGGGCATACCGAGCTCTATCGCGGCGCTGAATACGTGGTGGACTTCATCCCGAAAGTGAAACTGGAGATTGCGGTGGACGACGAGCTCGTGCGGAAGGTCATCGACACGATAGAAGCCACTGCAAAGACCGGACGAATCGGCGACGGAAAGATCTTCGTGCTTCCCCTGGAGGAGGCGGTGAGGATCCGCACCGGGGAGACGGGGCATGACGCCATCTAGAGAAGGTTGTTGAAAAACAGCCATCTCGACGCCGTCCTCGAAAGCCGCCGTGTGCGGCGTAGCGCTGCTACGCCTCCGTGGGGCTTCCTGCGGGTGCGACGACCTGGCTATTTTTGAACAACCTCAGTTTTTCAGCAGGCGAACAAGAACCATATAAACGCTGACGGAGGTTCATATGAAGCTTAGAATCTGGATGACATATCTCATTGCTCTGCTTACCCTGGCGGCTCCTGTAGCGGCTTTAGCCGAGGAGGCAAAACCTGCCGCGGTCCAGGCTGTGACTGCCGCGACCGCACAGGAGGCGCCGGCTGCAGCGCCGGCTGCTGCTCCTGCCGATGCGGAGAAGCCCAAAACCGTCGATCCGGTGCTCAACACCGGTGATACTGCATGGATGCTCGTTTCGAGCGCCCTCGTGCTCTTCATGATTCCCGGCCTCGCTTTCTTCTATGGTGGCATGGTGCGGCAGAAGAACGTCCTCTCTACACTGATGCATTCCTTCGTGGCGATGGGGATCGTGGGGGTGCAATGGGCGGTGATAGGCTACTCCCTTGCGTTCGGTCCCGATGTCGGGGGAGGTCTCCTCGGAGATTTTTCCAAGGCCCTCCTGAACGGTCTCATCTCCTTCAAGGATGGCGCCCCCGTCTACACGCTCTTCCAGAACGTGGCCAGCGAGCCCGGCTCCATTCCCGAATACGTCTTCGCAATGTACCAGTGCATGTTCGCCATGATCACGGTTGCTCTGATTTCGGGCGCACTTGCCGAGCGGGTGAAGTTCTCCGCCTACTGCCTCTTCGTCCTGCTCTGGACCACACTGGTATATGATCCGCTGGCTCACTGGGTGTGGATGGTTGATGGCTGGCTCTTCAAGAAAGGCGCCCTCGATTTCGCAGGCGGTACCGTCGTCCATCTTTCATCCGGTATCTCCGCTCTCGCTGTTCTTATATTTCTTGGAAAGCGTCACGGATTCCCGCACGAGAGGATGGCGCCACACAGCCTTCCGCTGACGATGCTCGGAGTCGGAATGCTGTGGTTCGGCTGGTTCGGCTTCAATGCGGGATCCGCGATTGTCGGCGTGAACAACTCGGACGCTGCCGGAGGGCTGGCGGGCCTCGCTTTCGCAACTACAACCATTGCTCCTGCAGCTGCAGGTCTTTCCTGGATGCTCGCCGAATGGATTCATGCAGGCAAGCCTTCTGCCCTGGGCTTCGGATCAGGGGTCGTCGCCGGCCTGGTCGTCATCACTCCCGCCGCCGGATTCGTGCAGCCAGGAGCCGCAATCATCATGGGGCTGGCTGCCGGTGTGGTATGTTACCTGGGTGTCCTAATGAAGGCACGGCTCAAGTATGACGATTCTCTGGATGCCTTCGGTGTGCATGGTATCGGCGGCACCTTCGGCGCGATCCTTACGGGCGTTTTCGCATCGGTCGGTGCTACCGGCCTAATGTCCGGCAATTTCAGCCAGTTCATGACCCAGTTGATTGCCGTTGTTGCTGCAGGCGCCTATGCTTTCCTGGTGACCATCGGCATTGCTTTCCTCCTGGACAAAACCATCGGCCTGCGAGTGGAGAAAGAGGATGAAATCATGGGCCTCGATACGACTCAGCATTCGGAGAGTGCCTATAACTGAAACGTCCGTCCTTCATTGTTATGGCCGCCTTGATGGCGGCCTTTTTTTATAGGAAGGGTGCCGCTTTTTTTAGCACCCACTGCACGAAACGGTGCAGAACAGGGCCGTCATGCCGAAAGTTATGGGCGTGCCGTCAGTCAAATCAAAGGCTTATGCTGATGGCATATCTTATGCCTCTTTCTGAAGCAGCGATTCCTGTCTCGACTGCAGCCCGGCTGGACGGCCCCACGGAGGCCACGGAGCACGATGGAGAACCTGCTCGCGACATACCTGGAACCCGAAGATGGGGACACCGAACGGTTTCTCGATCAATTGGCAGTCAACGAGAAGATGTCGGAGCTGGGGCGGCTGACGGCAGGCATCGTGCACGAGTTGAATACCCCGCTTTCGGTGATAGTTTCCGCGGCGCAGCTGATCCTGCGGGAGCGGGATGTCCCGGAATACGTTGCCGAACTGGTGGAGCGGATCGGGGTCGAAGCGCAACGGCTGGCTCAGTTAACGAGAGGTATTCTCTCCTTTGCGGGCAACGGTGGCGGGAGCTGCGAAGCCGACATCAACGACGTGCTGCGCGAGGTCATGACCTTTCTGAAATACGAGGCGCAAAAGCGATCGATCACCGTGACCGAGTCGCTCGATTACAGCCTCCCTGCCATCACTACCGACAGCAACAGATTGAAGCAGATATTCATCAACCTCATCATGAACGCTCTTCAGGCAATGGAGGGGGGCGGTAATCTCAAACTTCAAACGACGTGGGGAAACGGGCGGGCAGAAATCGTGGTTGCCGATAGCGGGCCGGGGATCCCTGTGGAGCATCTCCACCTGATTTTTGATCCGTTCTTTACGACCAAGGCGCCGGAGAAGGGCACCGGCCTCGGGCTTTACATCACGAAGAGGCTTACGGAATCCCTCGGGGGTGACATCCGTGTGAACAGTACCCCGGGAAGGGGCGCAACATTCGTTATCTCCTTTCCCCTCTCTTCTACTTGACCGGCAATGGGTATCTTTCAGCCGCAGATACCTACCAGATTGACCTTCTCCCATCTCACCTCACAGCTGATCGAGCAGCAGAAGTGGTTCCTGCCGTTGAGCCTGCGTAGAATCATCTTTTCATTAGGTCCCAGCTGACCGCAAACTGCACATTTCACATTCATGATACGCTCCTGAAGTTTTGAATTAATATACTTTAACACGGGCCGCTTTTCAGTCAACGTGAGCCGGGAATTTCTCCACCGGCAGCCGACCTGCGCGGATTGACAGCCGTATGCTGAGGTCTACACTGTAATCAGGTCGACATTACACACCCGAGAGATCGGACGGTCCTATGGAGAAAGGAGGCAGCAATGAAGCGAATCGTACTTTTGTCGGCGGTACTGGTTTCCCTTGCCTTGTCCGGCTGTGCCAGCAAAGCGGGGACCGCGGGGGTGGGGGTTCTCGGAGGGGCGGCAGCCGGTGGGGGCGCCTATGAATACAGGTTGAATCAGGAGATGCAGAGGATCGAAGACGAGCATAAGGCAGGCAAGATGGAGAAGGAGGAGTACGAAGCACGGAAGGACACCATAAACAGGCTGAGTATCATCAAATAGTCCGGATGCAGGGAAGGCAGTGGCCAAGCCACTGCCTCCCCGAACCCTGCTGTCCGGTCATGTCCCCAACGCCTGCCGCAAATCCTGTTCGGGGGTAGTGGTCGGACCCAGTGCATAATTCTCCACCAGGAAGTTCAGCACCGCCGGCGAAACGTACGCCGGCAGCGAAGGCCCGAGCTTGATCCCCTTGATCCCCAGGTGCAGGAGCGTCAGCAGGATAACATGTGCTTTCTGCTCGTACCAGGAGAGGATCATGGAGAGGGGGAGGTCGTTTACCCCGCAATTGAAGGCGTCCGCCAGGGCCAGAGCTATTCTGACGGCGGAATAGGCATCGTTGCATTGACCCACATCGAGCAATCTCGGGATTCCGCCGATATCTCCGAAATCGAGACGGTTGAACCGGTTCTTGCCGCAGGCGAGGGTGAGAATGACGCAGTCTTTCGGAACCTGCTGCGCCAGGTCTGTGTAGTAGTTACGTCCCGGCTTCGCTCCGTCGCACCCTCCTATCAGGAAGAAGTGCCGAACAGCGCCGCTCTTGACGGCATCCACCACCGCTCCCGCCACTTTGAAGACGGCCTCGTGGCCGAATCCTACAAGTATTTCCTTCCCCGGATTTTCCGGGAGGTCGGGAAGAGCCAGTGCTTTCTCTATGACCGGAGTGAAATCGTACCCTTCCAGGTGCGGGATGCCGGGCCAAGCGACCTCTCCCCAGGTAAATACCCGGTCGGCGTAGGAGGCGTCGGGCCTCTGGATGCAGTTGGTGTTGAAGATGACCGCGCCGGGGAAATCGGGAAGTTCCCTGGTCTGGTTCTGCCATGCCCCTCCGAAGTTGCCGGCGAAGTGCTCATATTTTCTGAGGCCGGGATAGCCGTTTGCGGGGAGCATTTCACCATGGGTATACACATTTATGCCCTTTCCCGCGCTCTGTTTCAGGATTTCCTCCAGCATCGGCAGGTCGTGTCCCGAAACCACGATTCCTTTACCCGCACGGGTGCCGAGGTTGACCTTCATCGGCTCCTGGTCTCCGAAGCGCTCCGCATGTCCCTGATATAGGAGTTCCATCGTCCGCAGGTTCATCTTTCCGCACTCCAGGGAGAGCGCCACGAAATCCTTGAGCTGGAGTTTGGGGTCTGCCGTGGCGGCCAGGGCCCGATGGATGAAGGCGTAGATATCCTCATCTTCCTTACCCATTTCCGTTGCGTGCCAGGCGAACGCTCCCATCCCCATAAGCCCGTAGATCAGGATCTCGATGGTGGACAGAACGTCCGGGTCTTGATGCCACGTCAGCACTCCGTGCTTCCGCCCCTGGGCGACCAGCCCCTCTATGTTTTCCGCCGGAGTCCACCTTGCGGGTTCAGCGTCCAGCGGCCGTGCTGGTTCGTTCTTTCGCTCCCGATAGGCCTGCTCATAGAGGGTGCGTGCTTTTTCCTTGATCCTGTAGCAGTTATACAGCCTGCGGGAGATGTCCTCCGGGTCGAAGTTCACGTTCGTCACCCGGGTGAATAGCCCGTCGAGCATGAACAGGTCTATCTCCCGGTCCTTTGCCCCCAGTTCTCTCGCCCGGTGGGCATAAACCGCCACCCCCTTCAGCCCCTGGATCATCAGGTCGAGAAGGGCGGAGACCTTCGGGTCCTTGCCGCAGTTTCCCATTACTTCGCATCCGACTCCACGCGCCGCCTGCTCACACTGTCTGCAGAACATAGCTGATTCCATGGGAAGCTCCTTTATCGCAAATTTCTTTCTGGAAGTATGGCAGGAAGATGCGGATTTTCAATGTCTGCTGCTTCTTCTAAGTTTTTGACATTTTTACCGAAGCATTGTAGTTTGAAAAAAATTTTATTGGAGGGTGCTATGAAAAGAACTGTAGGATTGGTGCTTGTTGGTGCATCGCTTTTTCTCGGCGGCTGTATGGCAAAGATGACGGGGCCAGGCGGTGCCGGGGTCGACGTTTCCAAGATGACGCAGACCGAGATGGACTGCTTCATCCACGTACTCGGATTCGGCCCTTTCAAGAACGCGGTCCTCAAGCAGAAGGCTGATGTTGTCCAGTACAGCTTCGAGAACTATTTCGTTTGGGGAAGAGTCTGCGCGGAAGGGTACAAGAAGTAATTCATAAGAAGTTCC from Geobacter sp. DSM 9736 includes the following:
- a CDS encoding ammonium transporter, with the translated sequence MKLRIWMTYLIALLTLAAPVAALAEEAKPAAVQAVTAATAQEAPAAAPAAAPADAEKPKTVDPVLNTGDTAWMLVSSALVLFMIPGLAFFYGGMVRQKNVLSTLMHSFVAMGIVGVQWAVIGYSLAFGPDVGGGLLGDFSKALLNGLISFKDGAPVYTLFQNVASEPGSIPEYVFAMYQCMFAMITVALISGALAERVKFSAYCLFVLLWTTLVYDPLAHWVWMVDGWLFKKGALDFAGGTVVHLSSGISALAVLIFLGKRHGFPHERMAPHSLPLTMLGVGMLWFGWFGFNAGSAIVGVNNSDAAGGLAGLAFATTTIAPAAAGLSWMLAEWIHAGKPSALGFGSGVVAGLVVITPAAGFVQPGAAIIMGLAAGVVCYLGVLMKARLKYDDSLDAFGVHGIGGTFGAILTGVFASVGATGLMSGNFSQFMTQLIAVVAAGAYAFLVTIGIAFLLDKTIGLRVEKEDEIMGLDTTQHSESAYN
- a CDS encoding sensor histidine kinase; translation: MENLLATYLEPEDGDTERFLDQLAVNEKMSELGRLTAGIVHELNTPLSVIVSAAQLILRERDVPEYVAELVERIGVEAQRLAQLTRGILSFAGNGGGSCEADINDVLREVMTFLKYEAQKRSITVTESLDYSLPAITTDSNRLKQIFINLIMNALQAMEGGGNLKLQTTWGNGRAEIVVADSGPGIPVEHLHLIFDPFFTTKAPEKGTGLGLYITKRLTESLGGDIRVNSTPGRGATFVISFPLSST
- the hcp gene encoding hydroxylamine reductase, whose amino-acid sequence is MESAMFCRQCEQAARGVGCEVMGNCGKDPKVSALLDLMIQGLKGVAVYAHRARELGAKDREIDLFMLDGLFTRVTNVNFDPEDISRRLYNCYRIKEKARTLYEQAYRERKNEPARPLDAEPARWTPAENIEGLVAQGRKHGVLTWHQDPDVLSTIEILIYGLMGMGAFAWHATEMGKEDEDIYAFIHRALAATADPKLQLKDFVALSLECGKMNLRTMELLYQGHAERFGDQEPMKVNLGTRAGKGIVVSGHDLPMLEEILKQSAGKGINVYTHGEMLPANGYPGLRKYEHFAGNFGGAWQNQTRELPDFPGAVIFNTNCIQRPDASYADRVFTWGEVAWPGIPHLEGYDFTPVIEKALALPDLPENPGKEILVGFGHEAVFKVAGAVVDAVKSGAVRHFFLIGGCDGAKPGRNYYTDLAQQVPKDCVILTLACGKNRFNRLDFGDIGGIPRLLDVGQCNDAYSAVRIALALADAFNCGVNDLPLSMILSWYEQKAHVILLTLLHLGIKGIKLGPSLPAYVSPAVLNFLVENYALGPTTTPEQDLRQALGT